A genome region from Tenebrio molitor chromosome 4, icTenMoli1.1, whole genome shotgun sequence includes the following:
- the LOC138128187 gene encoding uncharacterized protein: protein MAGRKEFARGVINLGYEYEKLVPAYLSLKLLEDSSIKNFTLNVNPSRYRKFDDLSVNITTHDGTNERFLLQLKHREQGRDQIEARSELNREKKNFNISEYRTEFERLSPEVQNNYKFILFTNATFRNFQAVKNYRTELCRTSFKADVFNTDNIYQFQESKVDFQIEFYKKFYLFSAQKNVHQLIEAIDQIFRESFHSDSNTATCYIDFFGNLRMGNYLNTEISRDEIILKLTTLLLPNHIIRTPLREERDEKIQQLEKAIQHFDVTLIQDIDQDFVRDKWCYLNTQIDSVEDWARNNKLLQSQCKLNNGDTNLLYYLMTKLVFVNVTTNCEDVVYKVVNLCRSSEKFQIKFVLIGKEIKDKFVLIWKKTEDQSFRKWKLFENLSQLQSSQRLYYDMATSFRISLQGRNAENLATLKNKFDLHLDALITPDVLFQMLEGDLVVGTPIEKLSEYYIPRILRKAAFSYKYLGDICAQTTVIVECSGQSETFKNLLNVELANLKILDSDSYHQNPSKYKKSTVVLTDEKFDKHNHPIIYLQLIQDNKLVWSDSKIKEEDLNISDQKVKAIFGSPGIGKTIMMKRFANTCPLKYWVVMVPLTQHSSFLKNKPTSVEILKHFLESDKTIDQQVLNYFQRFKQILFLFDGLDELDNKNITIVINVVKRLIDEGYQILIFGRTYLKEMLVTELQIYSVYEIEDLKKEHMKEYIHQHLKGKQIETKNIELIAGKILENNTEEIDSIILKVPLFLFIVLEIVSGFKNLDNSEAIPSVSEMYPRFIEGRLQHNLEKEKYDYADKSNNVIDVFKRYYLREYQIAALKSCLDPNMLERLNVSPDTFFVKLIKDRRDFLGLITKISTPDTFVFRHHTFAEYFVALWLSENIEKLSHEERRFIFDQKYNRVRYFFDTELAENCPLHQAVLKQNVSEVEKLAPKYLNQEDRKGRTALHLASSLGQKYSNSEDIEVRNNQNAESTKSTKILKCLLSMEQVDPLQKDKLFEWNSFQYADASLCLLALEELLSKNREFKVKDLTNYRNVIILCNHCVCFGCINILSTLIKFQGLSNLDRLSKPFLHIAIEYGQNKVVQLLLDHNADLFRPCFKGQTALHEAVMWGHLDILKTLLDANIKTDYAGSAFSQCDINKKDDKGNTPLQIGAELGYFDIVKLLIERGAQVNTTDNLGKTPLHKAACTRNRNIVEYLINNGADPNIQDNEGLTVLQKAVRMGQLEVVKCLIEKKTTINAVDRAKRTALHYATFKGFKDIVEYLVTKGIDIMATNEDGKTALEIAKEGKQEDIVEYLKNAEKNTKRFVAKLSSENTEELSLHELAKTGNVKKIQQFAVVNIEARDQENNTILHIASYYGHENFVEYLLDKGANTDAVNNDGRIPLHLASQLGHVKVVKQLLDKGHKSSARDKWGLSPLHRAAYKGHKEIVKLLLDAGFSVNSQDYRKHTPLHGAAHQGHNDVIDLLISKGANVEPVSEQKKTCLHEAAKSGMAETVRHLVKLFKNIINNATTDGETALHIAAIFGHLPVIQELVWAKADVNITNNCKKTALDLAVENNQTEIVKFLQNCRANSN, encoded by the exons ATGGCCGGCAGAAAAGAG TTTGCAAGGGGTGTCATTAATTTGGGATACGAATACGAAAAACTCGTCCCGGCTTATCTATCACTTAAACTGCTAGAAGAtagttcaattaaaaattttacgctAAATGTCAATCCGAGCCGCTATCGAAAATTTGACGATTTGAGCGTTAACATAACCACTCATGATGGCACTAACGAGAGATTCTTGCTACAACTTAAACACCGAGAACAAGGACGAGATCAAATAGAAGCAAGATCTGAATTAAacagagaaaagaaaaattttaacatcTCCGAGTACCGCACTGAATTCGAAAGACTCTCACCAGAAGTCcaaaacaattacaaattcatcTTGTTTACCAATGCGACATTTCGAAACTTCCAGGCagtaaaaaattatagaaCTGAAttgtgtagaacttcatttAAAGCAGACGTTTTCAACACGGACAACATTTACCAGTTTCAAGAGAGCAAGGTCGACTTTCAGATagagttttataaaaaattttacttattcTCGGCACAGAAAAATGTTCACCAATTGATCGAAGCCATAGACCAAATTTTTCGCGAAAGTTTTCATTCAGATTCAAACACTGCAACATGTTATATAGATTTCTTTGGAAATCTGCGCATGGGGAATTATTTAAATACTGAAATATCCAGAGATGAAATTATTCTGAAACTGACAACTTTACTTTTACCAAATCATATAATCAGGACTCCTCTGAGAGAAGAACGAGacgaaaaaattcaacaactTGAAAAGGCAATTCAGCACTTTGACGTAACACTAATTCAAGACATCGATCAAGATTTTGTCAGAGATAAATGGTGTTATTTGAATACGCAGATTGATTCAGTAGAAGATTGGGCAAGAAATAACAAACTGTTACAAAGTCAATGTAAATTAAACAACGGGGATACAAATTTGTTATACTACTTAATGACAAAGCTTGTGTTTGTGAACGTGACGACAAATTGTGAAGATGTTGTGTACAAAGTAGTAAATTTATGTAGATCTtcagaaaaatttcaaataaaatttgttttaattgggAAAGAGATCAAAGACAAATTTgttctaatttggaaaaagaCTGAAGATCAAAGTTTCAGAAAGTGGaagctttttgaaaatttgtcacaactgCAATCAAGTCAGCGTCTTTATTACGACATGGCGACGTCCTTTAGAATATCCCTTCAAGGAAGAAACGCTGAAAATCTTGCAACACTTAAGAACAAATTTGACTTACATTTAGACGCGCTGATAACTCCTGACGTGTTATTTCAAATGTTGGAGGGTGACCTGGTAGTTGGAACACCAATTGAAAAATTGTCGGAATATTACATACCACGTATTTTAAGAAAAGCAGCGTTTAGTTACAAATATCTGGGAGATATATGTGCACAAACTACTGTAATTGTAGAATGTAGTGGACAATCTGAAACattcaaaaatcttttaaatgttGAGCTTGCAAACTTGAAGATTTTGGATTCAGATAGCTATCACCAGAATCCatcaaaatacaagaaatccACTGTTGTCCTCACCGatgaaaaatttgacaaacaCAATCATcccattatttatttacagttGATTCAAGACAACAAGCTTGTATGGTCAGACAGTAAAATTAAAGAGGaggatttaaatatttctgacCAAAAAGTGAAAGCTATATTTGGTTCTCCCGGCATCGGTAAAACAATAATGATGAAGAGATTCGCAAATACATGTCCTTTAAAGTATTGGGTCGTCATGGTCCCTCTAACTCAACACAGCTCTTTTTTGAAGAACAAACCAACCAGTGtagaaattttgaaacattttctcgAGAGCGACAAGACAATCGATCAACAAGTTCTAAATTACTTTCAAAGGTTTAAACAAATCTTGTTCCTTTTTGACGGATTAGATGAATTAGACAATAAGAACATTACAATCGTCATCAATGTGGTGAAACGACTAATTGACGAAGGATaccaaattttgatttttggtaGGACGTACCTGAAAGAAATGTTGGTAACAGAATTACAAATATATTCTGTATATGAGATAGAAGATTTAAAGAAAGAACATATGAAAGAATACATTCACCAGCATCTTAAAGGAAAGcaaatagaaacaaaaaacattgaGTTGATAGCTGGAAAAATCCTTGAAAACAATACAGAAGAAATAGATAGTATCATTTTGAAAGTTCCTctctttttgtttattgtaTTGGAAATCGTCAGCGGATTCAAAAATCTTGATAATTCAGAAGCAATACCAAGTGTTAGCGAAATGTATCCGCGTTTTATAGAAGGTAGACTTCAACACAATTTAGAAAAGGAAAAATACGATTACGCGGATAAGTCAAATAATGTCATTGACGTGTTTAAACGTTATTACCTGAGAGAATACCAAATTGCTGCTTTAAAATCCTGTTTGGATCCAAATATGTTGGAACGTCTCAATGTATCACCAGATACATTCTTCGTGAAGCTGATTAAAGATAGGAGAGATTTCTTAGGACTCATAACTAAAATAAGCACGCCTGATACGTTTGTATTCCGTCATCACACTTTTGCAGAATACTTTGTTGCACTCTGGCTAAGCGAAAATATCGAAAAATTATCACACGAAGaaagaagatttatttttgaccAAAAATACAACCGcgtaagatatttttttgacactgaaTTAGCAGAAAATTGTCCACTTCACCAGGCAGTCCTCAAACAGAATGTTTCCGAAGTTGAAAAACTTGCCCCAAAATATCTAAACCAGGAAGATCGTAAAGGAAGAACAGCACTCCATTTAGCGTCATCACTAGGACAAAAATATTCGAATTCTGAAGATATTGAAGTTAGAAATAATCAGAACGCAGAATCTACGAAAAGtacgaaaattttaaaatgcttaTTGAGTATGGAACAAGTCGATCCTTTACAGAAAGACAAACTATTTGAATGGAATTCGTTTCAATATGCGGATGCTTCCTTGTGTTTATTGGCTTTAGAagaattattatcaaagaaTAGAGAATTTAAAGTGAAAGATTTAACAAACTACAGAAATGTGATCATCCTATGTAACCACTGTGTGTGCTTTGGctgcataaatattttatcaacACTTATCAAATTTCAAGGTTTATCAAATCTTGATAGACTTAGTAAACCATTTCTCCATATAGCTATAGAATATGGACAAAACAAGGTTGTACAATTATTACTAGACCACAATGCCGATTTGTTCAGACCTTGTTTTAAGGGACAGACAGCATTACACGAAGCCGTTATGTGGGGACATTTAGATATATTAAAGACCCTGTTGGACGCTAACATAAAGACGGATTATGCAGGAAGCGCATTTTCACAATGTGATATTAACAAGAAAGATGATAAAGGAAATACACCTTTACAAATTGGCGCAGAATTAGGATATTTTGATATTGTGAAACTATTAATTGAAAGAGGAGCTCAGGTTAATACTACTGATAATTTAGGAAAAACACCTCTTCATAAAGCAGCTTGTACGCGTAACAGAAATATCGTTGAATATTTGATTAACAATGGTGCGGATCCTAATATTCAAGACAATGAAGGGTTGACGGTTCTCCAAAAGGCTGTTCGGATGGGACAGCTCGAAGTTGTCAAATgtttgattgaaaaaaaaactaccaTCAATGCCGTTGACAGAGCCAAAAGGACCGCATTGCATTATGCGACTTTCAAAGGCTTCAAGGATATTGTGGAATATTTGGTGACGAAAGGAATCGATATAATGGCAACTAATGAAGACGGTAAAACAGCTTTGGAAATCGCAAAAGAAGGAAAACAAGAAGACATCGTAGAATATCTTAAAAATGCTGAGAAAAACACTAAAAG atTTGTTGCTAAATTGTCGTCCGAAAATACTGAAGAGTTGAGTTTGCATGAACTGGCCAAAACTGgtaatgtgaaaaaaattcagcAGTTCGCAGTTGTCAATATAGAAGCGAGGGATCAGGAGAACAACACAATCTTACACATAGCCTCTTACTACGGGCATGAAAATTTTGTGGAATATTTACTGGATAAAGGTGCCAACACCGACGCTGTAAATAACGACGGCAGAATACCCTTACATCTAGCATCGCAACTTGGACACGTCAAAGTGGTTAAACAATTATTAGACAAAGGTCATAAATCTTCAGCTAGGGATAAATGGGGCTTATCTCCGTTACATCGAGCAGCGTACAAAGGTCATAaggaaattgtcaaacttctACTAGACGCTGGATTTAGTGTAAACTCGCAAGACTATCGTAAGCATACACCTCTACATGGAGCTGCTCATCAAGGACATAATGACGTAATTGATTTACTGATTTCCAAAGGAGCAAATGTCGAACCTGTCTCTGAACAAAAGAAGACATGTTTACATGAAGCGGCCAAAAGCGGAATGGCGGAAACTGTTCGACACTTGgtaaaattgttcaaaaatattattaacaaTGCGACTACTGATGGAGAAACAGCTCTTCACATAGCGGCTATATTCGGACACCTGCCCGTGATTCAAGAACTCGTGTGGGCAAAAGCTGATGTGAATATaacaaataattgtaaaaaaacgGCTTTAGATCTTGCAGTAGAAAATAATCAAAcagaaattgtaaaatttcttcaaaattgtAGAGCAAAcagtaattaa
- the LOC138129404 gene encoding cytochrome P450 4C1-like, translated as MELAEKYGPIGKMWLGPYLYILVSDSDVVEYVLKQCLAKGSLYRLLEPVFGNGILTAPNTCMGVDSADLNHQNEYLSWIAEAAIYIGKRFFNPILQINLVWRLFGYEKKLDHVCVMICAYVRKILERKKCNKDEVAHSSNNKNYLSNLMKITEEEGKWTDAEMMEEIQTMTAAGSDTTALTLSFATIMLAMHQDIQEKVFKEMCDIFENTDGDPTLDDLTRMDYLERVIKETMRLFPIASVLLRQVQEDIKICDIVIPEGSELLIPVHFIHRNPIHWPDPLKFDPDRFLPEEIEKRPHYSFMPFSIPPRNCIGMSFAMMSMKVSLSTIIRNFRNISTQHKSVESIKLLIDVVIASKDGYGVTLKPRKT; from the exons ATGGAACTGGCCGAGAAATATGGACCAATTGGAAAAATGTGGCTGGGTCCCTATTTATACATTCTAGTTTCCGATTCAGATGTTGTAGAATATGTTTTGAAGCAATGTCTTGCTAAAGGGTCGTTGTACAGATTGCTTGAACCTGTATTTGGTAATGGAATACTAACTGCACCAA ACACATGTATGGGGGTAGACTCGGCCGATCTCAATCATCAAAACGAATATTTGTCGTGGATTGCCGA AGCTGCGATTTACATAGGGAAACGTTTCTTTAATCCAATATTACAAATTAATCTTGTGTGGAGGTTGTTTGGATATGAGAAAAAATTGGATCACGTTTGTGTAATGATTTGTGCTTACGTCAGAAAG AttcttgaaagaaaaaagtgtAATAAGGATGAAGTCGCCCATAgtagcaataataaaaattatttaagtaacTTAATGAAAATTACTGAAGAAGAGGGTAAATGGACCGACGCGGAAATGATGGAAGAAATACAAACGATGACTGCAGCAGGCAGCGACACAACAGCTCTCACATTAAGTTTTGCCACTATAATGTTAGCCATGCACCAAGATATCCAAGAAAAAGTTTTCAAAGAGATGTGCGACATCTTTGAAAATACCGATGGAGATCCTACGTTGGATGATTTAACTCGAATGGACTATTTGGAACGTGTTATCAAAGAAACCATGAGATTATTTCCAATAGCATCTGTTCTTTTGAGACAGGTTCAGGaagatattaaaatat GTGACATTGTCATCCCCGAAGGCAGCGAATTATTAATTCCTGTACATTTTATACATAGGAATCCCATACATTGGCCAGATCCACTAAAATTTGATCCTGACAGATTTCTGCcagaagaaattgaaaaaagaccTCATTATTCGTTCATGCCCTTTAGCATTCCTCCGAGAAATTGTATTg ggATGTCATTTGCCATGATGTCAATGAAAGTATCTTTATCAACTATAATAAGAAATTTTCGAAATATTTCAACTCAACACAAATCTGTTGAAAGTATTAAACTTCTTATTGATGTAGTAATTGCTAGTAAGGATGGTTACGGAGTAACTCTTAAACctagaaaaacataa